GCGGCAGCGCGACATCGACGTCGGATCCGCCGGACGCTGGTGCTCCGGCGGGGAGTGAGGGATACGTTATCGATAACACATTCGACCGGCAATGCGTCGAACCGGTTGATAGGTCACGATCAGGTAACGGCGAAGCGGCTCAGTAAGGTAGGCCGCGGACACGGGGAGGAGCGTCGATGCCGAGCACTCCCTCCCCCCGCGCGCGGCCGAGCATGGCCGATGTCGGGCGCCGTGCCGACGTCTCGGCGCAGACCGTCTCGCGCTTCTTCACCGGCGGCTACGTCGCTCCGGCCACCCGGGTGCGGATCGAGGCGGCGATCGCCGACCTCGGCTACCGGCACAACCGCGTCGCCAGGAACCTCCGGGTTCAGCGCACCGACACCGTCGGATTCCTCGCGATGGGACCGCTCAACTACGGGCACTCCGAGCTGCTCACCGGGGTGAGCCGCGCCGCCCGCGCCGAGGGGCTCTCGCTGATCACGGCGCTGCTCGAGGTCGACCCGCACGAGCCGACCGCCCGGCTCGAGATGATGCACGCCGTCGACAAGCTGCTGTCGTTCCAGGTCGACGGCATCATCGTCGGCACGCCCTACGACGGGCTGGACGAGCTCGTCGACTACATCGCCGCCTCGGTGCCGGTGGTCACGCGCTCCGAGCGGGGCGGCCCCTCCGAGGACTCGACCTACGCCGACTCCTACGGCGCCGGCTACCTCGGCACCCGCCACCTCCTCGAGCTGGGGCACCGGCGCATCCTGCACCTGGCCGGGCCGGGCGACCGCAACGAGGCCGTCGACCGCGAGCGCGGCTACCGCACCGCGCTGGCGGAGGCGGGGGTCGCGCCGCTCGAGGTGCTGCGCTGCCGCGAATGGGATGCGGAGTCGGGCGCCGCCCAGGGTCGCGCCGTGGATCCGGAGTCGTTCACCGCGGTGTCGGCCGCGAACGACCAGATCGCCCTCGGGTTCCTCCGCGCGATGGCCGAGAGGGGCCGGATCGCGCCCGATCACTACTCCATCGTCGGCGTCGACGACATGCCCGACTCCGAGTTCTACTCGCCGCCGCTGACGACCATGCACCTCGACCACCAGCTGCTCGGCGAGAAGGCCCTGCAGATGCTGGCCGCGCGGATCCGCACGGGCGAGCGCCAGGAGCGGACCGCCGTCTCGGCGCGCCTCGTGCTGCGCAGCTCGACGGCACCGCTGCGCTGAGCAGGACCGGATCAGCGGATCGTCCAGGTGGACCGCGGTCGCGTGCTGGAGGCGCGAGGCCGATCGGCCGTACGGTCGAGGGATGTCCCCAGCAGAGCAGACCGCGCCGGCCACTCGGGCGGAGACCATCACCCTCGACTCCGCCTCGGTGAAGCGGGACGGGCGGCCGTGGTTCCCCGTGATGGGCGAGTACCACTTCAGCCGTGACCGCCCGGAGCACTGGGCGCACGAGCTGCGGAAGATCCGCGCGGGCGGAGTGGACGTGGTCGCGACCTACGTGCTGTGGATGCTGCACGAGGAGATCCGCGGCGAGCGCCGCTTCGACGGGCACCTCGACCTCCGGCGTTTCGTCGAGGAGGCGCAGCGCGCGGGTCTCGCCGTCATGCTCCGGATCGGGCCCTGGGCGCACGGCGAGGCGCGCCACGGGGGCTTCCCCGACTGGCTGCAGGAGCTGCCGATCCGCCACCGCACGAACGATCCCGCGTACCTGGAGGTCGTCGAGGGCTGGTTCCGCGGCATCGCGCGGGAGCTGCGCGGGCTGTTCCGCGACGCCGATCACCCCGCGGCGCCGATCGTGGGCATCCAGGTCGACAACGAGCTCTACGACCAGCCCGAGCACCTCGCGCGCCTGCGCGACCTGGCCGAGGGCGTCGGCATGGCGGCTCCGCTCTGGGTGGCGACGGGCTGGGG
The genomic region above belongs to Rathayibacter sp. VKM Ac-2759 and contains:
- a CDS encoding LacI family DNA-binding transcriptional regulator translates to MPSTPSPRARPSMADVGRRADVSAQTVSRFFTGGYVAPATRVRIEAAIADLGYRHNRVARNLRVQRTDTVGFLAMGPLNYGHSELLTGVSRAARAEGLSLITALLEVDPHEPTARLEMMHAVDKLLSFQVDGIIVGTPYDGLDELVDYIAASVPVVTRSERGGPSEDSTYADSYGAGYLGTRHLLELGHRRILHLAGPGDRNEAVDRERGYRTALAEAGVAPLEVLRCREWDAESGAAQGRAVDPESFTAVSAANDQIALGFLRAMAERGRIAPDHYSIVGVDDMPDSEFYSPPLTTMHLDHQLLGEKALQMLAARIRTGERQERTAVSARLVLRSSTAPLR